The segment TACTCAGACGCAAGAGCTCGGCCATTGACGTTTCGATGGCCTTCGGGTCGGCCCGACCGTGTTGACCCTCGAGTTCCTCACGCCGCTCCCTCTGGTGAGCCGTCATCCGGCCCTTTCGCCTGAGTTCGGCATCCGTGAAGGCGTAGAGGAAATGACTCTCGGCTCCGACCGCCAGATTGACGTGGAACGGGTAGTATTGAGAGTGCTCGAAGGTCTCGAAGCCATCCATGACGAGGGGCTCTCGGGGGGGCTCGTTCGGACGACGGGCCTCGAGAAACAGCAGGGCATGCCGCCCGAGCCGCTTTGCGTGGGTGGAGACGGTCGACGCCGAGATTCCCTGGCCGCGAGCGATCTGGCGGTAGGCGGAGCAGGCGACGAGCCCGTCGTAGACGGGACCCAGCGACCGCGGACGCTTCAACCAGTAGGTGAGCGAGAAGGTCTGTGAACTGAAAGTCCGACCACAGTGCGAACAGCGGTACCGCTGAACCACGCGCGGAGCGGATTTCCGGAGGTAGTGCCCGAAGCGCTGAACCCGCCAACCCTTCGGATCTGCATGGAAAACGCAACGAGGATTCGGGCAGTACGGCGGCGTGAAACGGTGTCGGCGGGGGCGCATCGCACGACACACAGAGCAACTGCCATGCCATCAACAGTTTCCGGGACACAACCTGATCCTTGCGGCAGCAGAGGCAGGGGAGGGCTCGATGGCGCAGGATCGTCCGTGGGCATCTCCGCACCAATCGGTATCCTCCGAAGACCCCCCGGACCCCTCGCCTCCGCGGAGCGTCCCATGAGTTTTGCGACCGAACCCGATGCCGCCGGAGGCGAAGCCGCCCTCGAGAGCGGCACCCAGCCGCTTGGCTCCGGGTATTCCGTCAAGTTGGAAGTCTTCGAGGGTCCCCTCGATCTCCTCCTGCATTTGATCCGCCTGAACGAGGTGGACATCGCCGAGATCTCGATCGCGGATATCGCGACGCAGTACATCGAGTACCTGGCCCTCATGCAGGAGCTCAACCTCGATATCGCGGGCGAGTACCTGCTGATGGCGGCCACGCTCGCCTGGATCAAGAGCCGGATGATCCTCCCCCGCAATGACGAGGAAGAGGAAGACGATGGCCTCGATCCGCGGGCGGAGTTGGTTGCCCGCCTGCTCGAATATCAGCGGTTCAAGGAAGTCTCCGAGGAGCTGGGCGAGCGACGGCTATTGGGTCGGGATATCTACGCGGCGACGCCCCAGGAGCTGGAGGCAACGCCCGAGGGTGAGCGGGAAATCGCGGTCGACCTCGTGCGTCTGGTCGAAGCCTTCCGTCGCGTGCTCAAGGAGGCCAAGCCCGAGAGCCATGCGCATGAGGTCGAGGCCGAGACGGTCACGGTCCGCGAATGCATGACCGCGATCATGGATGTCCTGAGCGACGTGGCCCAGATCGAATTCGAACAGGTCTTCCTGCAGGGTCCGTCCGGCGCCGCGCCCTCTCGGCCGGTGCTGGTGACCACGTTCCTCGGGCTGCTCGAGCTCGTGCGTCTGGACGCGGTCCGGATCTACCAGGGAACCGATGAAGCCTCGGTGCCGACGGGCCCGATCCACCTGCGCCGCGCGGATGAGGGCGAAGTCGCCTGGAATGAACGCGTGGCGGAGATCATGTAGGAGCTGGGATGGACAGGCAGCAGCAGAAGCAGATCGTCGAGGCGTTGATCCTCGCTTCACCGGAACCGGTATCGGCCCAGCGTCTTGCTCAGATCGTTCCCTACCTGAAGCCGGCCAAGGCCAAGGAGCTGGTTGCGGAGCTCGGCGAGGAATACAAGGAGCAGGAGCGCGCGTTCGAAGTCTGGGAAGTTGCCGGGGGGTACCAGATCCGAACGCGGCCGGATTTCTCGGGCTATTTGCGGGCACTCCAGGCCGAGCGCCCGCTGCGCCTTTCGCGGGCTGCGCTCGAGACGCTCTCGGTGATTGCCTACAAGCAACCGGTGACGCGAGCTGAAGTGGAGCACGTGCGGGGAGTTGATGCGGGGGCCACGGTGAAGAGCCTGGTCGACCGCAAGCTGGTTCGCGTCGCGGGCCACCGCGAGGTGCCCGGACGGCCGATGCTCTACGCCACGACGAAGCGCTTCCTCGAAGTCTTCGGGCTACCGAAGCTCGATGATCTGCCGACACTCCGGGAGATCGAAGAGCTACTTCCGGCGGCAGATCCGGATGTCGAGATCGAGGCCGCGGAGGCCGGGCAGGAACACGATGAGGAGGCTGCAGGCACTTCCCAGGAAGCATCGACCGACGTTTCGGAATCCCCGCTACCGCCGGCCGAGCCTCCTTTGGTTGCGCCCCCGACGAGCGAGTTGCACTGAGCGCCCAACGCCTCCAGAAGCTTCTCGCGTCTTCTGGGCTCGCATCGCGAAGGGAGGCCGAGGATTGGGTTCGCGCCGGGCGCGTGAGCGTCAACGGCAAGGTTGCTGAGCTCGGTGCTCGGGCCGATCCGTCGACGGACGACATCCGCGTCGATGGCGAGCGCTTGCGCATCAGCAAGCGAAGCTACTGGCTCGTCCACAAACCCAGGGACGTGCTTACCACGACGTCGGATCCCTGGGCCGGGCGCCAGGGGAGGCGCACCGTGCTGGATCTCCTGCCGCCGGAGACGCGAGAAGCGCGCCTTCATCCGGTCGGACGCCTCGATGCGGAATCCGAGGGGCTGGTGCTCCTGACCAACGATGGTGAGTTGACGCAGGCGCTGCTCCATCCCTCTCTCGGCAACGAGCGTGAGTACCAGGTGACGGTGCGCGGCCAGGTCGAGGCGGCAAGCGTGCAGCGCCTTCGGACAGGCATCCGGCTGGAAGACGGACCCACGCAACCCTGGAAGGTGCGGGTGCGAAGCGTGGAAGACGACGGCCGCTCGACCCGGGTGGACGTCGTCTTGCGGGAAGGACGCAAGCACCAGATCCGCCGCGCGTTTCGTGCACTCGGGAATCCGGTACAGCGGTTGCGCCGCACCCGGATGGGCCCGCTGAAGTTGGGTCGCCTGGCGAGGGGCAGGGCGCGCGAACTCACGGCGGACGAGGTGCGAAGCTTGCACGAACATGCCGGGCGTCTGCGGGAGCAGCCCAAGGGAGTGGGCCGTCGAAAGGCGAAGCGCCGGCCCGGCCGGAAACCGGGAGCTGCCGATGACCTGCGCAGTGGTGGCAGCCGATCGAAATCCT is part of the bacterium genome and harbors:
- the scpB gene encoding SMC-Scp complex subunit ScpB; the encoded protein is MDRQQQKQIVEALILASPEPVSAQRLAQIVPYLKPAKAKELVAELGEEYKEQERAFEVWEVAGGYQIRTRPDFSGYLRALQAERPLRLSRAALETLSVIAYKQPVTRAEVEHVRGVDAGATVKSLVDRKLVRVAGHREVPGRPMLYATTKRFLEVFGLPKLDDLPTLREIEELLPAADPDVEIEAAEAGQEHDEEAAGTSQEASTDVSESPLPPAEPPLVAPPTSELH
- a CDS encoding rRNA pseudouridine synthase, with amino-acid sequence MSAQRLQKLLASSGLASRREAEDWVRAGRVSVNGKVAELGARADPSTDDIRVDGERLRISKRSYWLVHKPRDVLTTTSDPWAGRQGRRTVLDLLPPETREARLHPVGRLDAESEGLVLLTNDGELTQALLHPSLGNEREYQVTVRGQVEAASVQRLRTGIRLEDGPTQPWKVRVRSVEDDGRSTRVDVVLREGRKHQIRRAFRALGNPVQRLRRTRMGPLKLGRLARGRARELTADEVRSLHEHAGRLREQPKGVGRRKAKRRPGRKPGAADDLRSGGSRSKSSAGRKRRR
- a CDS encoding segregation/condensation protein A, producing the protein MSFATEPDAAGGEAALESGTQPLGSGYSVKLEVFEGPLDLLLHLIRLNEVDIAEISIADIATQYIEYLALMQELNLDIAGEYLLMAATLAWIKSRMILPRNDEEEEDDGLDPRAELVARLLEYQRFKEVSEELGERRLLGRDIYAATPQELEATPEGEREIAVDLVRLVEAFRRVLKEAKPESHAHEVEAETVTVRECMTAIMDVLSDVAQIEFEQVFLQGPSGAAPSRPVLVTTFLGLLELVRLDAVRIYQGTDEASVPTGPIHLRRADEGEVAWNERVAEIM